One stretch of Caminicella sporogenes DSM 14501 DNA includes these proteins:
- a CDS encoding NAD(P)-dependent oxidoreductase has product MAQHIIEEAKRCLQCKNPKCSKGCPVNTPIKEAINLFLNGEIFKAGEKLFLNNPLSSVCSLVCPHEKFCEGSCILSNKGNPIHWSSIEHYISDYYLNKMNIISNIDPNKKIAIVGSGPAGITIAFILASRGYDITIFELHDKIGGVLRYGIPAFRLPKDILDRLEEQLIKMGVKIRPNTLVGPVITIDDLFRDGYKAVFIGTGVWNPRPLRIKGESLGNVHYAIDYLKNPDVYNLGKKLCIIGAGNVAIDVARTALRKGVNEVYIMYRKGKEDMSANKHDIEYAKLDGVKFEFYKTPIEIIDREGVKYLKTKKVKEDGEEKLIVLKDSEGIFKADSIIIAVSQGPKANIVLHNKGIEINKSGLVITDECGRTTREGIFASGDVVTGAKTVVEAVKFSKKVADAIDEYVSKNYGGIN; this is encoded by the coding sequence ATGGCTCAACATATTATAGAAGAAGCTAAAAGATGTTTACAGTGTAAAAATCCTAAATGTAGTAAAGGATGTCCAGTTAATACACCTATAAAAGAGGCAATAAATCTATTTTTAAATGGAGAAATTTTCAAGGCTGGAGAAAAATTATTTTTAAATAATCCTCTTTCATCAGTTTGCTCTTTAGTATGTCCTCATGAAAAGTTTTGTGAAGGTAGTTGTATACTTTCAAACAAAGGTAATCCTATTCATTGGAGTTCTATTGAACATTATATATCAGATTATTATTTAAATAAAATGAATATAATTTCAAATATTGATCCGAATAAAAAAATTGCAATAGTAGGTTCAGGACCTGCAGGAATTACAATTGCATTTATTTTAGCATCTAGGGGATATGATATTACGATATTTGAACTTCATGATAAAATAGGAGGGGTTTTAAGATACGGTATACCAGCTTTTAGGTTGCCTAAGGACATTTTAGATAGATTGGAAGAACAATTAATCAAAATGGGTGTAAAAATAAGACCTAATACTTTAGTAGGTCCAGTTATTACAATTGATGATCTTTTTAGAGATGGATATAAAGCTGTATTTATAGGTACTGGAGTTTGGAATCCCAGACCTCTAAGAATTAAGGGAGAGAGTTTAGGAAATGTTCATTATGCTATAGACTATTTAAAAAATCCCGATGTATATAATTTAGGTAAAAAATTATGTATAATTGGTGCAGGAAATGTAGCTATAGATGTAGCAAGAACTGCTTTAAGAAAAGGTGTTAATGAAGTTTATATAATGTATAGAAAAGGTAAGGAAGATATGTCTGCTAACAAACATGATATAGAATATGCTAAATTAGATGGAGTCAAGTTTGAATTTTATAAAACTCCTATAGAAATAATTGATAGAGAAGGAGTTAAATATTTAAAAACTAAAAAAGTTAAAGAAGATGGAGAAGAAAAATTGATTGTGTTAAAAGATTCAGAAGGAATATTTAAAGCAGATTCTATTATTATTGCAGTTAGCCAAGGACCAAAGGCAAATATAGTTTTACATAATAAAGGAATAGAAATAAATAAATCTGGTTTAGTAATAACAGATGAGTGTGGGAGAACGACTAGAGAAGGTATTTTTGCATCTGGTGATGTAGTAACTGGAGCTAAAACTGTAGTTGAAGCAGTAAAATTTTCTAAGAAAGTAGCAGATGCTATAGATGAATATGTGTCTAAAAATTATGGTGGCATTAATTAA
- the disA gene encoding DNA integrity scanning diadenylate cyclase DisA → MINKEEKKQGEEILECLKCLAPGTLLREGLENILRAKTGALIVIGNNKEVMELIDGGFFINIDFTPAYLYELAKMDGAIILSSDGKKILYANAHLNPNPSIPSSETGTRHRTAERVAIQTGNMVISISQRRNIITIYKGWSKYVLQDINKVLTKANQAMQTLEKYKSVLVQAMASLSVLELEDLVTLYDVCLVIQRTEMVMRIANEIEKYIIELGSEGRLVSMQLEELIVFVKEDGKHVIEDYRINDQTKTIDIINIELRNLSSEELLDLSNISKILGFVNDVNTLDMPVMPRGYRILSKIPRIPSGVVKNIVEHFKDFQKILRASIEELYDVEGIGEVRAKIIKEGLRRVRDQVLLDRQLLKK, encoded by the coding sequence TTGATTAATAAGGAAGAAAAAAAACAAGGAGAAGAAATACTAGAATGTCTGAAATGTTTAGCTCCCGGAACTTTATTAAGAGAAGGATTGGAAAATATATTAAGAGCTAAAACAGGTGCTTTGATAGTTATTGGCAATAATAAAGAAGTTATGGAGCTTATTGATGGTGGTTTTTTTATTAATATAGATTTTACACCAGCATATTTATATGAATTAGCCAAAATGGACGGAGCAATAATACTTAGTTCTGATGGAAAAAAGATTTTATATGCAAATGCTCATTTGAATCCAAACCCTTCTATTCCCTCTTCTGAAACGGGAACGAGGCATAGAACCGCAGAAAGAGTTGCAATACAGACAGGAAATATGGTTATTTCTATATCACAAAGAAGAAATATAATAACTATTTATAAAGGATGGTCAAAATATGTGCTTCAAGATATAAATAAGGTTTTGACAAAGGCAAATCAAGCAATGCAGACTTTAGAAAAATATAAATCGGTATTAGTTCAAGCTATGGCAAGTTTAAGTGTATTAGAGCTAGAGGATTTAGTAACTTTATATGATGTATGTTTAGTTATACAGCGAACTGAAATGGTAATGAGAATAGCAAATGAAATAGAAAAGTATATTATAGAGTTGGGAAGCGAAGGAAGATTAGTTAGTATGCAGTTGGAAGAATTAATTGTTTTTGTAAAAGAAGATGGAAAACATGTTATAGAAGATTATAGAATAAATGACCAAACAAAAACGATTGATATAATAAATATTGAGCTTAGAAATTTATCGTCTGAAGAGTTATTAGATTTGTCTAATATATCTAAAATTTTAGGCTTTGTGAATGATGTAAATACTCTAGATATGCCTGTTATGCCGAGAGGATATAGAATTCTTTCTAAAATACCGAGAATACCTAGTGGAGTTGTAAAAAATATTGTTGAACATTTTAAAGATTTTCAAAAAATTTTGAGGGCGTCTATTGAAGAATTATATGATGTAGAAGGTATAGGTGAAGTTAGAGCAAAAATAATTAAAGAGGGACTTAGAAGAGTAAGAGATCAGGTACTTTTAGATAGACAATTGCTTAAAAAATAA
- a CDS encoding CarD family transcriptional regulator, protein MFNIGDKVVYPMHGAGIIESIEEKEILGDKRKYYILRLPLRNMKVMIPLDNVEAMGLREIISKKEVEQVLAVLNDDKTKMPQNWNRRYRANMDKIKSGDIYEVAGVVRNLMLRDKEKGLSTGERKMLNNAKQILISELALVNDCDEVSIEQLINDAVQ, encoded by the coding sequence ATGTTCAATATTGGTGATAAAGTAGTATATCCCATGCATGGTGCTGGTATTATTGAGTCTATTGAGGAAAAAGAAATTTTAGGAGATAAGAGGAAATATTATATTTTGAGATTACCTCTGAGAAATATGAAAGTAATGATTCCTCTAGACAATGTAGAAGCCATGGGACTTAGAGAAATTATTTCTAAAAAAGAAGTAGAACAAGTACTTGCAGTATTAAATGATGATAAAACTAAGATGCCTCAAAATTGGAATAGAAGATATAGAGCAAATATGGATAAGATAAAGAGTGGAGATATTTATGAAGTAGCAGGTGTAGTTAGAAATTTAATGTTGAGAGATAAGGAAAAGGGATTATCAACAGGAGAAAGGAAAATGCTTAATAATGCAAAACAGATACTTATAAGTGAACTAGCATTAGTCAATGATTGTGATGAGGTAAGTATAGAACAACTAATAAATGACGCAGTCCAATAA
- a CDS encoding PIN/TRAM domain-containing protein, producing MFNKIIRGSLTLAGASAGYALGILIAKIIKVQGFVKISPITPLVEIIISISGAVLFGIILFIMTPWLMGKGLKIANWIETEIQKIPTTDILVGSLGLIIGLIIAYLISQLLMDIPIPILGIILSIIVYIFLGYLGISIATKKINDIVILPNIFKLNIGKEKEAIKNEYKYQPKILDTSVIIDGRIADVCKTGFVEGPLVIPEFVLEELRHIADSSDSLKRNRGRRGLDILNKIQKELQIEVQIVDTDFEDISEVDSKLVRLGQVLNGKIITNDYNLNKVSELQGVPVLNINELANAVKPVVLPGEEMVVQVIKEGKETGQGVAYLDDGTMIVVDGGKKHIGETMDVLVTSVLQTAAGRMIFAKPKYMVNKTA from the coding sequence ATGTTCAATAAGATTATAAGAGGTTCTTTAACATTAGCAGGAGCCTCGGCTGGATATGCGCTAGGCATATTAATTGCTAAAATTATAAAAGTACAAGGTTTTGTAAAAATATCCCCTATAACTCCACTTGTAGAAATTATTATAAGTATATCAGGAGCAGTCTTATTTGGAATTATTTTGTTTATTATGACTCCTTGGTTGATGGGTAAAGGTTTAAAGATTGCTAATTGGATTGAAACAGAAATTCAAAAAATACCAACTACTGATATTTTAGTGGGTTCTCTTGGACTTATAATAGGACTTATTATTGCTTATTTAATTAGTCAGTTGTTAATGGATATTCCTATTCCTATATTGGGAATAATCCTTTCGATTATAGTATATATATTTTTAGGATATTTAGGAATAAGTATAGCAACTAAGAAGATTAATGACATTGTGATTCTTCCAAATATTTTCAAATTAAATATTGGGAAAGAAAAAGAAGCAATTAAAAATGAATATAAATATCAACCTAAGATATTAGATACAAGCGTAATAATTGATGGAAGAATTGCAGATGTTTGTAAGACGGGGTTTGTAGAGGGACCATTAGTAATTCCAGAGTTTGTGCTTGAGGAATTAAGACATATTGCAGATTCATCTGATTCACTTAAAAGAAATCGAGGAAGAAGAGGACTAGATATACTTAATAAAATTCAAAAAGAGTTACAGATTGAAGTTCAAATTGTCGATACAGATTTTGAAGATATAAGCGAAGTTGATAGTAAATTAGTAAGACTTGGGCAAGTATTAAATGGTAAAATAATAACTAATGATTATAATTTAAATAAAGTTTCAGAACTTCAGGGAGTTCCGGTACTTAATATAAATGAGTTGGCAAATGCAGTAAAACCAGTAGTTTTACCGGGTGAAGAAATGGTAGTTCAAGTGATAAAAGAAGGTAAAGAAACAGGTCAAGGGGTTGCATATTTAGATGATGGGACTATGATTGTAGTTGACGGTGGTAAAAAACATATTGGAGAGACGATGGATGTTTTAGTTACTAGTGTGCTTCAAACTGCAGCGGGAAGAATGATTTTTGCAAAACCTAAGTATATGGTTAATAAAACAGCATAA
- the ispD gene encoding 2-C-methyl-D-erythritol 4-phosphate cytidylyltransferase → MLNKVFVSAIIAAAGQGKRMKSRINKQYLELDGKPILIHTLEVFDKIKYINEIILILKEDEIEFCREKILNRYEFRKKIILVSGGRERQESVYNGLKFVNKNAQIVVVHDGARPFVTADVIEKSICEALKNKAVGVGVPVKDTIKVVDENSYIIDTPDRSKLWGIQTPQVFNYDILIKAHEKAIEDNYLGTDDCVLVERLGHRVKMIEGNYDNIKITTPEDLILGEAILNRRKSKI, encoded by the coding sequence ATGCTTAATAAAGTGTTTGTTTCTGCTATTATAGCTGCTGCCGGACAAGGTAAGAGAATGAAAAGTAGAATAAATAAGCAGTATCTTGAACTTGATGGAAAACCAATATTGATACATACGTTAGAAGTATTTGATAAAATAAAATACATTAATGAGATAATTTTAATATTAAAGGAAGATGAAATAGAGTTTTGTAGAGAAAAAATATTAAATAGATACGAATTTAGAAAAAAAATAATATTAGTTTCTGGTGGAAGAGAAAGACAAGAATCTGTGTATAATGGGTTGAAGTTTGTAAATAAAAATGCACAAATTGTTGTTGTTCACGATGGAGCAAGACCTTTTGTAACTGCAGATGTTATAGAAAAGAGTATATGTGAAGCTTTAAAAAATAAGGCGGTTGGAGTGGGTGTACCAGTAAAGGATACTATAAAAGTTGTAGATGAAAATAGTTATATTATAGATACACCAGATAGAAGTAAATTATGGGGAATACAAACACCTCAAGTATTTAATTATGATATTTTAATTAAAGCACATGAAAAAGCAATAGAAGATAATTATTTGGGAACTGATGATTGTGTATTGGTCGAAAGACTTGGACATAGAGTAAAAATGATAGAAGGAAATTATGATAATATAAAAATAACTACTCCTGAAGATTTAATATTAGGGGAAGCAATTTTGAACAGAAGAAAGTCGAAAATATAA